The genome window CGATCCGAACGCGCAGCGGCAGCTCTACATCGGCGGCGCCACGGGCGAGGTCGAGCTGCAGGAGGGCTTCCTCTGGTGGAACCGCCCGCACACGCTGAGCGCCACCTTCGACTACCGCGTCGAGGCGCCGCGCGGGCCGCGGGTGCTCGGCCTCCCGCTGCCCGGTCACTGGGGGATCAACGGCAACTACAGCCTCTCGAGCGGTCGCGCCTACACGAAGGAGGACCTCACGGGGCGGCCGATCAGCGAGGACTACGCGCACAACGGGCCCCTGGAGCAGAACCTCAATCTCAAGCTCCAGAAGTGGGTGCTCTGGGGGAACTACCGGCTCGAGTTCACGCTGCAGGGCTGGAACGTCTTCGACTGGAACCAGCCGCGCAGCGTCGATCCCGTGACCGGCAAGCCCTACGCGGACGGCGTCGGCAGCTACCTCAATCCGCCCACGGATCCCGACTCGCGCCTGGCGCGCTACCTCAGCCTGGCCGATCCCTCGCGGCTGGGCGCGCCGCGCCGCTTCAAGTTCAGCGTGGGGGTGAACTTCTGATGCGCCGCGCGCCCGCTCTCGCCCTCGTCCTCCTCCTCGGAGCGGGCCCCGCGGCGGCCGTCCAGGAGCTGGGCGGCCTGCGCATCGCGACCAGCAGCGGCACCTTCCTCAAGATCGACATCAGCCCGCGCGCCGCGGCGATGGGGGGTGCCTGGACGGCGATCGCCGCCGACGCCAGCGCGACCTTCTACAATCCGGCCGGCCTGGGGCAGGTCGTGCACCGCCAGGTCTTCGCGAGCTACGTCGCCTGGCCGGCGGACGTCCACTACGCAACGCTCTTCGTCAGCCTGCCGCAGCCGCTGCTGCAGGGAAACCTGGGCCTGCAGCTCGGCAGCCTGACCACCAGCCTCGAGGAGACGGACGAGTACCACCCCTACGGCACGGGCCGCAGCTTCCGCTTCGCGGACACCGTGCTCGGCCTCGCCTACGCGCGCGCGATGACCGACCAGCTCCACCTCGGTCTCGCCCTGAAGTACGTGCGCGAGGACCTCGGCTCGGCCGTCGGCGGTCCGGTCACGAACGCCTGGACCGTGGACGTCGGCACGCTCTACCGCTTGAGCTACGCGAACACGCGCATCGGCATGGCGATCGCCAACTTCGGGCCCGAGCTGAAGCCCGGCGGCACGTTCTGGAACCACAGCGAGAGCAAGGCCGAGGAGTACGAGGGCTTCCCGCCGCCGGCGACCTTCAAGCTCGGCGTCGCCTTCGAACCCTGGAAGCGCTACCCCTGGCTGCTCACGCAGACCCTGGAGATGAACCACCTCGCCGACAACCAGGAGAGCCTGGCCACGGGCCTCGAGCTCGGCTACCTCGGCGGGCTGCTCGCCCTGCGCACCGGCTACAACTTCATGGCCGACGAGCTGGGCCTCGCCGCCGGCTTCGGCGCCAACTTCATGCTCGGGGGCGCCCTGGCCGGGCTCGACTACGCCTTCACCGACGGCAACAGCCTGGGCGGCATCCACCGCTGGGCGATCCGGGTGGACTTCTGATGCGCACCCGCCCCGTTCCGCTGCTCGGAGCGCTCGTCCTCTTCGCCGCCGCCTGCGGCATCAAGCCGGAGCTGCCGAGCCAGATCCCGAACACCGAAGTGCTCGGCGACGAGAGCTACGAGGTCACCTTCCGCTGGCTGGTCGACGGCGTCACCGGGGTGCTGGTCCACCGCAGCACGAGCATCTTCTACGTGATCCAGGACGGAGAGAGCCTGTCGATCTACCCGAC of bacterium contains these proteins:
- a CDS encoding PorV/PorQ family protein, yielding MRRAPALALVLLLGAGPAAAVQELGGLRIATSSGTFLKIDISPRAAAMGGAWTAIAADASATFYNPAGLGQVVHRQVFASYVAWPADVHYATLFVSLPQPLLQGNLGLQLGSLTTSLEETDEYHPYGTGRSFRFADTVLGLAYARAMTDQLHLGLALKYVREDLGSAVGGPVTNAWTVDVGTLYRLSYANTRIGMAIANFGPELKPGGTFWNHSESKAEEYEGFPPPATFKLGVAFEPWKRYPWLLTQTLEMNHLADNQESLATGLELGYLGGLLALRTGYNFMADELGLAAGFGANFMLGGALAGLDYAFTDGNSLGGIHRWAIRVDF